In the genome of Thermotoga sp., one region contains:
- a CDS encoding isoprenyl transferase — MRIPQHVAIIMDGNGRWAKKRGLPRIKGHQRGAKVLHNTVKWSLELGIKYLTAYSFSTENWKRPREEVEFLMDLFVQMIDREMDLLRKERVRVRILGKKEGLPESVVRKWNEVEEKTSSFDRMILVIAFNYGGRREILDAVETILRDVKRGKKIVLNEETFRNYLYLPDVPDPDLIIRTSGELRISNFLLWQSAYSELYFTKKLWPDFTKKDFLRAIESYSRRERRFGGLSDG, encoded by the coding sequence TTGAGGATACCCCAGCATGTTGCGATCATAATGGATGGGAACGGAAGGTGGGCAAAGAAAAGAGGACTTCCCAGAATAAAAGGGCACCAGAGAGGTGCTAAGGTTCTTCACAACACAGTGAAGTGGTCACTGGAGCTTGGAATAAAGTATCTCACAGCGTACTCTTTCTCCACGGAGAACTGGAAGCGCCCCAGGGAAGAAGTGGAGTTTTTGATGGATCTTTTCGTTCAGATGATAGACCGTGAAATGGACCTCCTCAGAAAAGAAAGAGTAAGAGTGAGGATCCTTGGAAAAAAAGAAGGTCTTCCGGAAAGCGTTGTGAGGAAATGGAACGAAGTGGAAGAAAAGACCAGTTCTTTCGACCGTATGATTCTTGTGATAGCGTTCAATTATGGGGGAAGAAGGGAGATTCTGGACGCGGTTGAGACCATCCTGAGGGACGTTAAAAGGGGAAAGAAGATTGTTCTCAACGAGGAGACGTTTAGAAACTATCTTTATCTACCGGATGTTCCCGATCCGGATCTGATAATAAGAACATCGGGTGAACTTCGTATCAGTAACTTCCTTCTCTGGCAGTCTGCTTACTCTGAACTCTACTTCACCAAAAAGCTCTGGCCGGATTTCACGAAAAAGGATTTTTTGAGGGCGATAGAGAGCTACTCCAGAAGGGAAAGACGGTTTGGGGGTCTAAGTGATGGATGA
- the frr gene encoding ribosome recycling factor → MVNPFIKEAKEKMKKTLEKIEDELKKMRTGKPSPAILEEIKVEYYGVPTPINQLATISVSEERTLVIKPWDKSVLPLIEKAINASDLGLNPVNDGNVIRLVFPTPTTEQREKWVKKAKKIVEEGKIAIRNIRREIIKKIKEDQKEGNIPEDDARRLENEVQKLTDEFNGKLDEAFENKKEEIMEF, encoded by the coding sequence ATGGTGAATCCGTTCATAAAAGAGGCAAAGGAAAAGATGAAAAAGACTCTTGAAAAGATCGAGGACGAACTGAAAAAAATGAGGACAGGAAAGCCTTCACCTGCTATTCTGGAAGAGATCAAAGTCGAGTACTACGGTGTACCTACACCCATCAACCAGCTCGCCACGATATCCGTCTCAGAGGAAAGGACTCTCGTCATAAAACCCTGGGATAAGAGCGTTCTGCCTCTGATAGAGAAGGCTATAAACGCGTCGGACCTCGGTCTGAATCCTGTGAACGACGGAAATGTGATCAGGCTTGTATTTCCCACTCCGACCACGGAGCAGAGAGAAAAGTGGGTCAAGAAGGCAAAGAAGATAGTCGAAGAAGGGAAGATCGCCATCAGGAACATAAGAAGGGAGATAATAAAGAAGATCAAGGAGGATCAAAAAGAAGGGAACATTCCGGAAGATGACGCAAGAAGGCTTGAAAACGAGGTACAGAAACTGACAGATGAATTCAACGGAAAGCTGGACGAGGCGTTCGAAAATAAAAAAGAGGAGATTATGGAGTTTTGA
- a CDS encoding serine-pyruvate aminotransferase — translation MGKFLKKHYIMAPGPTPVPNDILTESAKETIHHRTPQFVSIMEETLEDAKYLFQTKNNVYAFASTGTGAMEAAVANLVSPEDKVIVVVAGKFGERWKELCQSYGADIVEIALEWGDAVTPEQIEDVLNKNPDAKVVFTTYSETSTGTVIDLEGIARVTREKDVVLLTDAVSALGAEPLKMDEWSVDVVVTGSQKGLMLPPGLALISLNDKAWELVEKSKSPRYYFDLRAYRKSYPDNPYTPAVNMIYMLRKSLKMIKEEGIENVWERHRVLGEATRAAVKAIGLELLSKRPGNVVTAVKVPPGVDGKQIPKIMRDKYGVTIAGGQAKLKGKIFRIAHLGYMSPFDTITAITALEFTLKELGYDFELGSGVKAAETVFAKEFVGE, via the coding sequence ATGGGAAAGTTCCTCAAAAAGCACTACATAATGGCACCTGGTCCAACACCGGTCCCAAACGATATTTTAACAGAAAGCGCAAAGGAAACAATACATCATAGGACACCTCAGTTCGTCTCCATAATGGAGGAAACTCTCGAGGACGCCAAGTACCTCTTTCAGACAAAAAACAACGTCTACGCCTTCGCTTCCACGGGAACGGGAGCCATGGAGGCCGCTGTTGCAAACCTTGTGAGTCCTGAAGATAAAGTGATTGTGGTTGTCGCTGGAAAATTCGGAGAAAGATGGAAAGAGCTCTGTCAGTCTTACGGGGCGGACATCGTTGAGATCGCGCTCGAGTGGGGAGACGCTGTCACACCTGAACAGATAGAAGACGTTCTCAACAAAAATCCCGATGCAAAAGTTGTATTCACCACTTACAGTGAGACATCCACAGGAACGGTCATAGATCTTGAAGGAATAGCCAGAGTAACGAGAGAGAAAGATGTAGTTTTATTGACAGATGCCGTCAGTGCCCTCGGTGCTGAACCGCTGAAGATGGACGAATGGAGTGTAGATGTTGTGGTCACCGGATCTCAAAAAGGGCTGATGCTTCCTCCCGGCCTTGCACTCATATCGCTCAACGACAAAGCGTGGGAACTTGTAGAAAAGTCGAAATCCCCGAGGTACTACTTCGACCTGAGAGCCTACAGAAAGTCCTACCCAGACAATCCATACACTCCGGCGGTCAACATGATATACATGTTGAGGAAGTCATTAAAGATGATCAAAGAGGAAGGAATAGAAAACGTCTGGGAAAGGCACAGGGTACTCGGTGAAGCGACGAGAGCAGCGGTAAAAGCCATTGGTCTGGAGCTTCTCTCCAAAAGACCCGGCAACGTGGTGACGGCCGTTAAGGTACCCCCCGGTGTGGATGGAAAGCAAATTCCCAAGATCATGAGGGACAAATACGGCGTGACCATCGCAGGGGGCCAAGCTAAGCTCAAAGGGAAAATTTTCAGGATAGCACACTTAGGATACATGTCACCGTTCGATACCATCACAGCCATCACCGCCCTCGAGTTTACCCTGAAAGAACTCGGATACGATTTCGAGCTCGGCTCAGGTGTGAAAGCTGCTGAAACGGTTTTCGCGAAAGAATTCGTCGGGGAGTGA
- a CDS encoding hydroxypyruvate reductase, translating into MAKYKVHVNDPLDEGATKLLMEKEELEVTSKHLEKEELLRAIPEIDVLVVRSATKVTADVIEAGKNLKIIARAGIGLDNIDIQKAKERGIKILNTPGASAPSVAELAIGLMLACARHIARATISLKESKWEKKMLKGKELLGKTLGLIGFGNIGQEVAKRALGFGMKIIAYDPARPRTDLPVEYVDLDTLLKESDFISLHVPLTESTKHIINKETISKMKDGVIIVNTSRGGTIDEEALYKALVSGKVYAAGLDVFEVEPPTDELRKKLLSLDNVVVTPHIGASTAEAQKRVGKELVEKIFKELGI; encoded by the coding sequence ATGGCAAAATACAAGGTGCATGTGAACGATCCGCTTGATGAGGGAGCAACAAAACTTCTCATGGAAAAGGAAGAACTGGAAGTCACATCAAAGCACCTGGAAAAAGAAGAGCTTTTGAGGGCGATTCCAGAGATAGACGTTCTCGTTGTGAGGAGCGCCACAAAGGTCACAGCAGACGTCATAGAAGCTGGAAAAAACTTAAAGATCATCGCAAGAGCTGGTATCGGTCTTGACAACATAGACATCCAGAAGGCAAAAGAAAGAGGAATAAAAATTCTCAATACTCCCGGAGCAAGTGCACCGTCCGTCGCAGAACTTGCGATCGGACTCATGTTAGCCTGTGCCCGCCACATAGCGAGGGCCACCATATCGTTGAAAGAAAGCAAATGGGAAAAGAAAATGCTGAAAGGAAAAGAACTCCTCGGAAAGACACTTGGGCTCATTGGATTCGGGAATATCGGGCAGGAAGTTGCCAAAAGGGCGCTAGGATTTGGTATGAAAATCATAGCATACGACCCCGCCAGGCCCAGAACGGATCTTCCCGTTGAATACGTGGATCTGGACACGCTTTTGAAAGAAAGTGACTTCATTTCTCTCCACGTTCCTCTCACTGAGTCGACAAAGCACATAATAAACAAAGAAACCATCTCCAAAATGAAAGATGGAGTGATAATAGTCAACACGTCGCGAGGAGGAACAATCGACGAGGAGGCACTTTACAAGGCACTTGTGAGTGGAAAGGTGTACGCGGCTGGTCTTGACGTTTTCGAAGTGGAACCGCCAACCGATGAGCTCAGAAAGAAGTTGCTCAGCCTGGACAACGTTGTAGTAACTCCACATATAGGAGCTTCCACAGCGGAAGCCCAAAAGAGAGTTGGAAAAGAACTCGTGGAGAAGATTTTCAAAGAGCTGGGAATTTGA
- a CDS encoding PadR family transcriptional regulator — protein sequence MRGFKGHLKLLVLHIISQEPSHGYSIMKKISELIGAEPPSSGALYPILASLKRRKFIEEQVEGRRKVYSLTKKGKKFLSENEKNLKEALLAAERLKEFYELGGKELKNVAVLIFKNLSHLSSSQKDQLKTTLKELERKIQRIIYGGE from the coding sequence ATGAGAGGATTCAAAGGTCATCTAAAACTGCTTGTTCTGCACATCATCTCTCAAGAACCTTCGCACGGTTACTCGATAATGAAGAAGATATCTGAACTTATTGGTGCAGAGCCTCCAAGCTCCGGTGCTTTGTATCCCATACTCGCTTCACTAAAAAGAAGAAAGTTCATCGAAGAGCAAGTGGAAGGAAGAAGGAAGGTCTACAGTCTAACCAAGAAAGGAAAGAAATTCCTTTCAGAAAACGAAAAAAATCTCAAAGAGGCCCTATTAGCTGCAGAAAGATTGAAAGAGTTCTACGAACTTGGAGGAAAAGAGCTGAAGAACGTCGCTGTTCTCATCTTTAAGAACCTTTCCCACCTGAGTTCTTCTCAGAAAGATCAGTTGAAGACCACTTTAAAGGAGCTGGAAAGAAAAATTCAACGGATCATCTACGGAGGTGAATGA